A single Natranaerobius thermophilus JW/NM-WN-LF DNA region contains:
- a CDS encoding DUF3796 domain-containing protein, whose translation MTKRGVFKIKTNKLKYMGFLGLLGLIGMFTGNYGFYGFFGFFGFFGISSQTDDELLRKNIARAGFNAFIVSNVALVLSIVIIGVTETIEFAALMIAIIFVIQLLVFIFSFNYYEKRGDT comes from the coding sequence ATAACTAAACGGGGGGTATTTAAAATAAAAACGAATAAACTGAAATACATGGGATTTTTAGGTCTGTTGGGTTTAATTGGGATGTTCACGGGTAATTACGGTTTCTATGGATTTTTTGGTTTTTTCGGATTTTTCGGAATTTCTTCTCAAACAGATGATGAGCTATTGAGAAAGAACATTGCCCGGGCTGGATTTAATGCCTTCATTGTAAGCAATGTAGCTCTTGTCCTCTCAATTGTCATAATTGGGGTAACAGAAACTATTGAATTTGCTGCTCTAATGATTGCTATCATATTTGTTATTCAGCTATTAGTATTTATCTTTTCTTTCAACTACTACGAAAAACGTGGTGATACCTAA
- a CDS encoding DUF418 domain-containing protein has product MNKISMSAHTPISEKNRISEIDIIRGVALFGVLLVNVVAFNFTLPAHLQGVTPLTNPLHLGSAIDRLSAVFIQLFAEGKFYTIFSFLFGLGFYIFISRAEEKGLDSRKLFKRRMLALLGFGILHLILVWYGDILHVYALGGFLLVLFRNKSERSKVRYATFDDSFSLCESLSSCHNICLAIMKLMLYNCNNTLIIFNILLVLNN; this is encoded by the coding sequence ATGAACAAAATATCAATGTCAGCACATACACCAATTTCTGAAAAAAATAGAATAAGCGAGATCGACATAATCAGGGGGGTTGCATTATTTGGTGTTTTATTAGTAAACGTAGTTGCCTTTAATTTTACACTGCCAGCACATTTACAGGGCGTCACCCCTTTAACCAACCCGCTTCACTTAGGATCAGCTATTGATCGTCTCTCAGCTGTTTTCATTCAGTTATTCGCAGAAGGTAAGTTTTATACAATCTTTTCATTTTTATTTGGGTTAGGATTTTATATTTTTATTTCCAGGGCTGAAGAAAAGGGGCTGGATTCCAGAAAACTATTTAAAAGAAGAATGTTAGCATTACTTGGTTTCGGAATACTACATTTAATTTTAGTATGGTACGGCGATATACTGCATGTTTATGCTTTGGGTGGATTCTTATTAGTCTTATTTAGAAATAAATCAGAAAGATCAAAGGTGAGGTACGCCACCTTTGATGATTCTTTTTCTTTATGTGAATCATTGTCCAGTTGCCACAATATTTGTCTTGCTATTATGAAGTTAATGTTATATAATTGTAACAACACGTTAATTATTTTTAACATTTTGTTAGTTTTAAATAACTAA
- a CDS encoding response regulator, which yields MSKIKVMIADDQTILADSLKTIIDLEDDMEVVAVSSNGEETLEISEKLLPDIILMDIRMPKMDGVECTKKLKEKYPEIKIIILTTFDHDEYIVDALSYGASGYLLKDIDGDKLISSIRDAYNDKLLIPTSIAAKLIGKIDNRKQQPTDDHKDEPLKSQDRKESQKEINLYEELTQREIEIAQLMVAGLSNKKIAEKLFITQGTVKNYITNIYSKLGVKERTSAVLYLQKLGF from the coding sequence ATGAGTAAAATTAAAGTGATGATAGCAGATGACCAAACTATTCTTGCCGATAGCTTAAAAACAATTATAGACCTAGAAGATGATATGGAGGTTGTGGCGGTTTCTAGTAATGGTGAAGAAACCCTAGAAATCAGTGAAAAGCTACTTCCCGATATTATACTGATGGATATCAGGATGCCTAAAATGGATGGTGTTGAATGCACTAAAAAACTTAAAGAGAAGTATCCAGAAATTAAAATAATTATCCTGACAACCTTTGATCATGATGAATATATCGTTGATGCCCTTTCCTATGGTGCAAGTGGTTATTTATTAAAAGATATAGACGGAGATAAGCTTATCAGTTCTATACGAGATGCTTATAATGATAAGTTATTAATACCCACTTCTATTGCAGCCAAACTCATTGGGAAAATAGATAATAGGAAGCAACAACCAACTGATGACCATAAAGATGAGCCGTTAAAAAGTCAAGATCGTAAGGAAAGTCAGAAAGAGATTAATCTATACGAGGAACTGACCCAACGGGAAATAGAAATTGCCCAATTAATGGTAGCAGGTCTTTCAAACAAGAAGATCGCCGAAAAATTGTTCATCACCCAGGGGACAGTCAAAAATTATATCACCAATATTTACAGCAAACTGGGGGTCAAGGAAAGAACAAGTGCAGTGCTTTATCTTCAAAAGTTAGGGTTTTAG
- a CDS encoding sensor histidine kinase, producing the protein MDQRTKNISDILTLIGFLFAFLGTITQSPEHQIEILILSFLLASSFLARSYTVSDKIQVIHRYEVPLIIFEIMIVTIIMYFDQSGASQIYYFILIADAVLYFSIKFALSLTLLIFLAFMINAWIALWPEMTLNDILVIGLLNGIGYIFVFLITYLVKHQVNQRNFINETLKELEYKNKKLEESQKQLENMAVIKERNRIAHDIHDTVGHTLTTVLVGTEAAKRLIDKDPELAKEKLSLAQDQVRKGLNNIKNSIKDIKDHNEIIDFNSAVNNLIHETEQQTDIEIDCHISVSEDQISQTKQKVILRALQEGLTNGIKHGNSTYFKFNLIEDQEYIYFDLEDNGTGSEDKDMGFGLNFMKDRVEELGGSLTANSKQDGGFILSIEIPVEEGEEL; encoded by the coding sequence TTGGATCAGAGAACTAAAAATATTTCTGATATTTTAACTTTGATAGGTTTCCTATTTGCTTTTTTAGGTACTATTACTCAAAGCCCAGAACATCAAATAGAAATTTTGATACTATCATTTTTGTTAGCGAGTTCATTTCTGGCACGAAGCTATACCGTATCTGACAAAATTCAGGTTATTCATAGATATGAAGTCCCCTTAATCATTTTTGAAATTATGATTGTTACGATAATTATGTATTTTGACCAGTCAGGTGCTTCACAAATATATTATTTCATCCTGATAGCTGATGCTGTGTTGTATTTTTCTATAAAGTTTGCTTTAAGCCTTACTTTGCTAATTTTTTTGGCTTTTATGATAAATGCTTGGATAGCCCTCTGGCCTGAAATGACTTTAAATGACATTTTAGTAATCGGTTTATTAAATGGTATTGGATATATTTTTGTTTTTTTAATTACTTATTTAGTCAAACATCAAGTTAATCAAAGGAATTTTATTAATGAAACCTTGAAAGAATTAGAGTATAAAAATAAGAAACTGGAAGAAAGCCAAAAACAGTTAGAAAATATGGCAGTTATCAAAGAAAGAAATAGAATTGCCCATGATATCCATGACACCGTCGGTCACACCCTGACAACGGTACTAGTTGGAACTGAAGCCGCAAAGCGCTTAATAGATAAAGATCCGGAATTAGCTAAGGAAAAGCTGTCACTAGCCCAGGATCAAGTGAGAAAAGGATTGAATAATATTAAAAATTCCATAAAAGATATTAAAGATCATAATGAAATCATTGATTTTAATAGTGCAGTTAATAATCTTATCCATGAGACCGAGCAACAAACAGACATAGAGATTGATTGCCATATTTCTGTCTCAGAAGATCAAATCAGTCAAACTAAACAAAAGGTAATTTTGAGGGCACTACAGGAAGGGTTAACAAATGGGATTAAACACGGGAACAGCACATATTTCAAATTCAATCTAATAGAAGATCAGGAATATATTTATTTTGACCTAGAAGATAACGGTACGGGAAGTGAAGATAAAGATATGGGCTTTGGCCTCAATTTTATGAAAGACAGAGTAGAAGAATTAGGAGGCAGCCTTACAGCGAATTCCAAACAAGATGGTGGTTTTATACTGTCTATTGAAATCCCGGTAGAAGAAGGTGAGGAATTATGA
- a CDS encoding TetR/AcrR family transcriptional regulator, translating to MISSNNEFNNSDNRKQEFLMTALELFYEKGYEKTTIKDIINKMDVSKGAFYHYFESKEDVITSLAKEYADRALSIIKRINSRNDLSAVNKINRIFQSINEYKGSSEEKRHKLKDAFYGEENLKLEKKIFNSFKEETIDLFQEIIEEGIAEGSIEEPVCSRELAEFMLYTIKSLNSSIDELVHYMNDEDNDFGYEEFTKRLDNKLRFYEEAFSRVFNLQNDTIKLRESYLNRFVKGS from the coding sequence ATGATTAGCTCAAATAATGAATTTAATAATAGTGATAACAGAAAACAAGAGTTTTTGATGACAGCTTTAGAACTGTTTTATGAAAAAGGTTACGAAAAAACTACCATCAAGGATATAATTAACAAAATGGACGTGTCTAAAGGAGCTTTTTATCATTATTTTGAATCCAAAGAAGATGTGATTACATCACTGGCTAAAGAATACGCTGATAGAGCACTAAGTATTATTAAAAGGATCAATAGTAGAAATGATTTATCTGCAGTTAATAAGATCAATCGAATCTTCCAGTCAATTAATGAATACAAGGGGAGTTCTGAAGAAAAAAGACACAAGTTAAAAGACGCATTTTATGGAGAAGAAAATCTGAAGCTAGAGAAAAAGATATTTAATTCATTTAAAGAAGAAACAATTGATCTATTTCAAGAGATAATTGAAGAAGGAATAGCAGAAGGGTCCATTGAAGAACCGGTTTGTTCCAGGGAGCTAGCTGAGTTTATGTTATACACTATTAAAAGTTTAAATTCTTCTATAGATGAACTGGTACACTATATGAATGATGAGGATAACGATTTTGGCTATGAAGAGTTTACTAAAAGACTTGATAACAAGTTGAGATTTTACGAAGAAGCTTTTTCCAGGGTATTTAATCTACAAAATGATACTATTAAGTTACGGGAATCTTATCTTAATAGATTTGTCAAAGGAAGTTAA
- a CDS encoding PEP/pyruvate-binding domain-containing protein → MNNYKFIKLLENITKDDQSLVGGKGANLGEMINAGLPVPGGFVLLTTAYKRFVQTNGLQEKIDTLIKGIETRDDNLAELTQISEEIQNLFEQGDIPEDILEEIESSYQQIGEPEVAVRSSATSEDLPGTSFAGQYETYLNVLGKEELCKYIKKCWASLWNLRALSYRIKQKTNITDLAHGVVVQKLIYADKSGILFTANPVNGRRDQMLLNSSWGLGEAIVGGEVTPDQWILDKNNNEIVTEQIAKKEIMTIRQNQGIDHVKVPDEQQTQVTLDNEEVLQLLQLGSQVENYYGFPQDIEWAYSDDKFYLVQTRPITSLFPMPEPLDEGDDLRIYLNMSLYSQALHEPFTPMGEAFFTGMFKSFAKRINRDYQKKPVKWCKTAGGRLFIDLTELLRYERVREKFKNNPADKDPITTEALLQVVERNKDELIKNKKSPISVAFKMISKMNPWVIKFLLTSIHKVMYGVVSPDKAVTKAFEYGQSQIANIEQSRNQLTEIEDKLRYIEEVATRDIFVGLFEVVFYVSASTNYIKKAKAILKKYNEDTSQLDKVEQSVPNNVTTEMGMELLNIAKELGENGEQPDADHPQIREFLNKYGHRSSNEVDIGIPRWYEKPQYVVDLVQAYMDNKSYDDGISKFYQGMEEAQQVIGNITNRLREQGGHKDAKKVKKLLENYRKMFGVRELPKFYLTKAFSILREMLKDIGTELQQQGKLDDKLDIFFVNFHDLKSMENLKEIVTENKEKYFREMQRPSVPRIMTNTGESIYSAAVDNESEGVYSGVPVSPGVIEGVVRVINHPEEGSKLKKGEILVTKGTNPAWTPLFLKISGLIMETGGPISHGSVVAREYGLPAVAGVSAATDRLVDGQKVRLNGETGNVEILEDPESHASDK, encoded by the coding sequence ATGAACAATTATAAATTTATAAAATTGTTGGAGAATATCACAAAAGATGATCAATCACTAGTTGGAGGAAAGGGAGCTAATTTGGGTGAGATGATAAATGCCGGGCTTCCTGTACCAGGCGGTTTTGTATTACTAACAACTGCTTATAAAAGATTTGTTCAGACCAATGGGTTACAAGAAAAAATTGATACCTTGATAAAGGGAATTGAAACCAGGGATGATAATTTAGCCGAGTTAACACAAATCTCAGAGGAAATCCAGAATTTATTTGAACAAGGTGATATACCTGAGGATATCCTGGAGGAAATAGAAAGTTCATATCAACAAATAGGAGAGCCAGAAGTGGCCGTTCGGTCATCTGCTACTTCTGAGGACCTGCCGGGAACATCTTTTGCAGGTCAATATGAAACCTATTTGAATGTTTTGGGTAAAGAAGAACTCTGCAAATATATAAAAAAATGTTGGGCATCATTATGGAACCTAAGGGCGCTAAGCTATCGAATTAAACAAAAAACAAATATTACCGACTTAGCCCATGGTGTCGTTGTACAAAAACTAATTTATGCCGATAAATCAGGGATTTTATTTACAGCAAACCCAGTTAATGGACGTAGAGATCAAATGCTTCTTAACTCTTCCTGGGGTTTAGGAGAGGCAATAGTAGGAGGGGAGGTGACACCGGATCAGTGGATTTTAGATAAGAATAACAATGAAATCGTTACAGAACAGATAGCAAAGAAAGAAATAATGACAATTAGACAAAATCAAGGTATTGATCATGTTAAAGTACCAGATGAACAGCAAACTCAGGTTACACTAGATAATGAAGAAGTATTACAGTTATTGCAATTGGGAAGTCAGGTAGAAAATTACTATGGATTTCCTCAAGATATTGAGTGGGCATATTCAGATGACAAGTTTTATTTAGTACAAACACGGCCTATAACATCACTTTTCCCCATGCCTGAACCTTTAGATGAAGGGGATGATCTCCGGATATATTTAAATATGAGTTTATATTCTCAAGCTCTACACGAACCTTTTACACCTATGGGTGAGGCTTTCTTTACAGGCATGTTTAAAAGCTTTGCTAAACGAATAAATAGGGATTATCAAAAGAAACCTGTAAAGTGGTGCAAAACGGCCGGGGGTAGGCTATTTATAGATTTAACTGAGCTATTAAGATACGAAAGGGTCCGGGAAAAGTTTAAAAATAATCCGGCTGATAAGGATCCTATAACAACTGAAGCTTTATTGCAGGTTGTAGAAAGAAATAAAGATGAACTGATCAAGAACAAAAAATCACCCATAAGTGTGGCATTTAAAATGATTTCAAAAATGAACCCCTGGGTAATTAAATTTTTGTTAACTTCCATTCATAAAGTTATGTACGGAGTAGTTTCTCCTGATAAAGCTGTTACAAAAGCTTTTGAGTACGGGCAAAGTCAAATAGCAAATATTGAACAGTCCAGAAATCAGTTAACAGAGATTGAAGATAAACTAAGGTATATAGAGGAAGTTGCTACTCGAGACATTTTTGTTGGCTTGTTTGAAGTAGTTTTTTATGTATCAGCTTCAACGAACTATATTAAAAAAGCTAAAGCCATATTAAAAAAATACAATGAGGACACATCACAACTAGACAAAGTAGAGCAATCTGTTCCCAATAATGTTACTACTGAAATGGGTATGGAATTATTAAATATTGCAAAAGAATTAGGTGAAAATGGTGAACAACCAGATGCTGATCATCCACAGATCCGAGAGTTTTTAAATAAGTACGGTCATAGATCTTCAAACGAAGTTGATATAGGTATCCCCAGATGGTATGAAAAGCCTCAGTATGTTGTAGATCTAGTGCAAGCTTATATGGACAATAAAAGCTATGATGATGGGATATCCAAATTTTATCAGGGTATGGAAGAGGCCCAACAAGTAATTGGAAATATAACAAATAGATTAAGAGAACAAGGTGGTCATAAGGATGCAAAAAAAGTTAAAAAACTATTAGAAAACTACCGAAAAATGTTTGGTGTTAGGGAACTACCAAAATTTTATTTAACAAAAGCTTTCAGCATCTTAAGAGAAATGTTAAAAGATATCGGTACAGAACTGCAACAACAAGGGAAATTAGACGACAAACTGGACATTTTCTTTGTTAATTTCCATGATCTCAAATCTATGGAAAATTTAAAGGAAATTGTAACAGAAAACAAGGAAAAATATTTCAGAGAAATGCAAAGGCCTTCTGTCCCTAGGATTATGACAAATACAGGTGAATCTATTTATTCAGCAGCAGTAGACAATGAAAGTGAAGGTGTATATAGTGGAGTGCCTGTGTCTCCCGGGGTTATTGAAGGAGTTGTCAGAGTAATAAATCACCCAGAAGAAGGAAGCAAATTGAAGAAAGGTGAAATTTTAGTAACAAAAGGTACCAATCCAGCTTGGACACCATTATTTCTTAAAATTAGTGGCTTAATTATGGAAACAGGTGGACCTATTTCCCATGGCTCTGTTGTAGCAAGAGAGTACGGTTTACCAGCAGTAGCCGGTGTTAGTGCTGCTACAGATAGATTGGTAGATGGACAAAAAGTAAGACTAAATGGAGAAACTGGGAATGTAGAAATATTAGAGGATCCCGAATCACATGCTAGTGATAAATAA
- a CDS encoding thioredoxin family protein, translating into MKIKVMGPGCKNCETVFNRVQEVIKEKGVEADVEKVTDMNEITNAGVLMTPGLVINDEVKISGRVPSKEEIGEVIDSA; encoded by the coding sequence ATGAAAATTAAAGTTATGGGTCCAGGTTGTAAAAATTGCGAAACAGTGTTTAATCGAGTACAAGAAGTTATCAAAGAAAAAGGTGTCGAAGCTGATGTTGAAAAGGTAACTGATATGAATGAAATTACCAATGCAGGGGTTTTAATGACTCCAGGCCTTGTGATTAATGATGAAGTTAAAATTTCAGGTAGAGTACCTTCCAAAGAAGAAATTGGTGAAGTTATAGACTCAGCTTAA
- a CDS encoding permease produces the protein MNGNIKKLIILVAVFLGAYFIPFESQHVRDAIMEAFYMLQYYAQEHVLTCLIPAFFIAGAIANFVSQGAVLKYFGAEAKKWLSYSVASVSGILLAVCSCTILPLFAGIYKRGAGIGPAIAFLYSGPAINLLAIVLTARVLGPELGIARAVGAIIFAIIIGLIMAKIFKADEQERANQSFDIGEEKENRTPVQNLLYFGIMVVILLLMTMGEPASQEGFWALTYTARWYLVVGLLIILGIILTTWFNKQERVSWVESTWGFAQQIFPLLFAGVFVAGLLMGRPDSDAGLIPAQYIEALVGGNSIQANFVASIIGSFMYFATLTEVPILQGLIGSGMGSGPALSLLLAGPALSLPNMLVIRSVLGTKKTAVFVVLVVVMATLSGLIYGNLF, from the coding sequence ATGAATGGTAATATAAAAAAACTAATAATACTAGTAGCTGTGTTTCTCGGCGCTTATTTTATACCTTTTGAAAGTCAGCATGTAAGAGATGCAATCATGGAAGCTTTCTATATGCTTCAATATTATGCCCAGGAACATGTGCTGACATGTTTGATTCCTGCTTTCTTTATAGCTGGTGCCATAGCAAACTTTGTTTCTCAAGGGGCAGTTTTGAAATACTTTGGGGCCGAAGCTAAGAAATGGTTATCCTATTCAGTAGCTTCAGTTTCGGGGATACTTTTGGCCGTTTGTTCATGTACAATACTACCTTTATTTGCTGGCATTTATAAAAGAGGAGCCGGTATTGGTCCGGCAATAGCATTCTTGTATTCAGGACCAGCCATAAATTTATTGGCTATAGTATTAACTGCAAGGGTATTAGGACCTGAATTAGGAATTGCCAGAGCAGTTGGTGCTATTATATTTGCAATCATTATTGGTTTAATTATGGCGAAAATCTTTAAAGCTGATGAACAGGAAAGAGCTAACCAATCCTTTGATATCGGTGAAGAAAAAGAAAATAGAACGCCTGTACAAAATTTATTATATTTTGGAATTATGGTAGTAATTTTATTATTAATGACAATGGGAGAGCCAGCTAGTCAGGAAGGTTTTTGGGCACTGACTTATACAGCTAGATGGTACTTGGTTGTTGGACTATTGATTATTTTAGGTATTATATTAACTACATGGTTTAACAAACAAGAGAGAGTATCATGGGTGGAATCCACATGGGGCTTTGCCCAGCAGATTTTCCCATTACTATTTGCTGGTGTATTTGTTGCAGGGCTATTGATGGGAAGACCTGATAGTGATGCGGGTTTGATCCCTGCACAATATATTGAAGCTTTAGTTGGTGGTAATTCTATTCAAGCAAACTTTGTGGCTTCCATTATTGGTTCTTTTATGTACTTTGCAACCTTAACGGAAGTTCCCATCTTACAAGGATTGATAGGTTCAGGTATGGGCAGTGGTCCGGCATTAAGTCTATTACTAGCAGGACCTGCTTTGAGTTTACCCAATATGCTAGTTATCAGGAGTGTACTGGGAACTAAGAAAACAGCTGTATTTGTAGTCCTTGTAGTTGTTATGGCAACATTATCTGGCTTAATATATGGAAATTTATTTTAA
- a CDS encoding ArsR/SmtB family transcription factor, translating to MNEKKIFKVFKALGEPSRLKIIKLLSQQSMCVCELSEVLDMSQPRVSQHLRTLKEVDLVYEERQGFWTYYKLDLDEMHKVLKEFHDFLGADLNEIEGYEEIHHRLVNLPPKEEIKNKTK from the coding sequence ATGAACGAAAAAAAGATTTTTAAAGTGTTTAAAGCTTTAGGTGAACCCAGCCGTTTAAAAATAATAAAACTACTATCCCAACAGAGTATGTGTGTGTGCGAATTGAGTGAAGTATTAGATATGAGCCAGCCCAGAGTATCTCAACATTTGCGTACATTAAAAGAAGTGGACTTAGTCTATGAAGAGCGCCAAGGATTTTGGACCTATTACAAATTAGATCTTGATGAAATGCATAAAGTATTAAAAGAATTTCATGACTTTCTTGGAGCGGACCTTAACGAAATAGAAGGTTACGAAGAAATTCACCATCGTTTGGTAAATCTTCCTCCTAAGGAAGAGATAAAGAATAAAACTAAATAA
- a CDS encoding ArsR/SmtB family transcription factor, with protein sequence MEAKLIQILKALSDETRLRILNLLHQGDLCVCELEILLEISQSNASRHLSKLTAVELLRYYKSAKYVYYTINDEMIEKHPFIKQIFNIETAQLEKCQRDNERLAYYKETGYTCDDLKEGKVCFEV encoded by the coding sequence TTGGAAGCAAAACTAATACAAATACTTAAAGCTTTGTCTGATGAGACTCGGTTGCGAATTCTTAATTTATTACATCAAGGGGATCTTTGTGTTTGTGAGTTGGAGATTTTGCTAGAGATTAGCCAATCAAACGCCTCAAGGCATTTGAGTAAACTTACCGCTGTCGAATTACTGCGATATTATAAATCTGCTAAATATGTTTATTACACAATCAATGATGAGATGATTGAAAAACATCCATTTATCAAACAAATTTTTAACATTGAAACTGCTCAATTGGAAAAATGCCAAAGAGATAATGAAAGATTGGCTTACTACAAAGAAACAGGTTATACCTGTGATGATTTAAAAGAAGGAAAGGTATGTTTTGAAGTTTAA
- the arsB gene encoding ACR3 family arsenite efflux transporter, protein MSEEHQLGFFERYLTLWVGICIVLGLVLGETFPQITEFFEAFEIQGYPLIVAIALFLMIYPIMVQTDFGEIIKAGKSVKPLTTTLVLNWLVKPFTMAFIAWLFFRVIFANFVGYDVGGDLMAGMILLGIAPCTAMVLVWGYLSRGNMGHVVVMVAINSLTMVVLYGPLAVLLLPVADVPVPFGKVAFGVLAYVGLPLLAGYLTRKILLESKGKEAFEEFTGKLHYVSPAALLFTIVAIVSPQSGVVLSNPSLVLFVLIALSVQIFLIFGIGYYASKKLGLAYEDAAPTAQIASSNHFEVAIAMSIALFGIDSPATLAAVTGMLIEVPIMLLLVQICLRTQHWFPKVRKGS, encoded by the coding sequence ATGTCTGAAGAGCATCAATTAGGATTTTTTGAGAGGTATCTTACTCTTTGGGTTGGGATTTGTATTGTTTTAGGATTGGTTCTTGGAGAAACTTTTCCCCAGATAACGGAATTTTTTGAGGCCTTTGAAATTCAAGGTTATCCTCTTATTGTGGCTATTGCACTATTTCTAATGATTTATCCTATTATGGTACAGACTGATTTTGGTGAAATAATTAAAGCCGGTAAGTCAGTAAAACCTCTGACTACAACCTTGGTTCTCAACTGGTTAGTTAAACCTTTTACTATGGCTTTTATAGCATGGTTATTTTTCCGGGTGATTTTCGCCAACTTTGTGGGATATGATGTAGGCGGCGACCTGATGGCAGGGATGATTCTACTTGGAATAGCACCTTGCACGGCTATGGTTCTAGTATGGGGTTATCTGTCTAGAGGAAATATGGGGCACGTAGTGGTTATGGTGGCCATTAACTCCTTGACAATGGTAGTTCTATATGGCCCCCTTGCAGTTTTACTACTACCAGTAGCTGATGTACCAGTACCTTTTGGTAAAGTAGCCTTTGGAGTCTTGGCATATGTAGGGCTTCCATTGTTAGCAGGTTATTTAACACGCAAAATACTACTTGAATCAAAAGGAAAAGAAGCTTTTGAGGAATTTACAGGAAAATTACATTACGTATCACCAGCGGCATTATTATTTACGATAGTGGCGATAGTATCTCCTCAATCCGGTGTTGTACTTTCAAATCCTTCATTAGTATTATTTGTCTTGATCGCATTGAGTGTTCAAATCTTTCTTATTTTTGGTATCGGTTACTATGCATCTAAAAAGTTGGGCCTTGCTTATGAAGATGCAGCACCAACTGCTCAAATTGCTTCTAGTAACCACTTTGAAGTGGCCATTGCCATGTCTATAGCTCTGTTTGGCATTGATTCTCCAGCGACATTAGCAGCTGTCACCGGTATGTTAATCGAGGTGCCAATAATGTTACTGTTAGTTCAGATCTGTCTACGAACTCAGCACTGGTTTCCTAAGGTGAGGAAGGGATCATAG
- a CDS encoding DUF3231 family protein: MKIFRLLNPKNASIFKKSLTAEQELSSMEAFNIWNSLRARYLSFETYQLFRNFVHDREFDLLLSQHQKHFQKQIKILESEASKFKVKVPDRPPEYLRTSVHIDAITDRMIFRKIFSDMLSELYLLSSAITTSTVNDNLRSHYMNFVKSHLTDYENLYKFGKLKGWVDVEPAFKTNKPGEREELATSEANHLWDHINIRYQQLQLTQIFMNFIHDQDFQLLLNRGLTRLQSQLKVLEREASKYEVPMPDKPPASQPANIDPEVMEDKFVFRTIFKGIEDAINLHIQATISTVRNDNLRTIFSKYLDDEFKMFNDLVRYGKLKGWAHKTPMYRKS; encoded by the coding sequence TTGAAAATATTCAGGTTATTGAATCCAAAAAATGCATCTATCTTCAAAAAATCATTAACAGCTGAACAAGAACTCTCATCAATGGAAGCTTTTAATATATGGAATTCTTTGAGAGCACGATATCTAAGTTTTGAAACCTATCAACTTTTTAGAAACTTTGTCCATGACCGTGAATTTGATTTATTATTGTCGCAGCATCAAAAACATTTTCAAAAGCAAATTAAAATCCTTGAAAGCGAAGCTAGCAAATTTAAGGTCAAGGTTCCGGATAGGCCACCAGAGTATTTAAGGACTTCAGTTCATATAGATGCAATAACTGATAGAATGATATTTAGGAAAATTTTCTCTGATATGTTGTCAGAACTTTACTTACTAAGCAGTGCAATTACTACCTCTACAGTCAATGATAATTTACGAAGCCATTATATGAACTTTGTTAAGAGTCATTTGACTGATTACGAAAATCTTTATAAATTCGGGAAATTGAAAGGATGGGTAGATGTTGAACCCGCCTTCAAAACCAATAAACCCGGAGAAAGAGAAGAATTAGCTACCAGCGAAGCTAATCATTTGTGGGACCACATAAATATTAGGTACCAACAGCTACAACTTACTCAGATATTCATGAACTTTATTCATGACCAAGACTTTCAACTTCTACTAAATCGGGGTCTTACAAGACTTCAAAGTCAGTTAAAAGTACTAGAAAGAGAAGCGTCAAAATATGAAGTTCCAATGCCTGATAAGCCACCGGCTAGCCAACCGGCTAACATTGATCCTGAAGTAATGGAAGATAAATTTGTATTTAGAACTATTTTTAAAGGAATAGAAGATGCCATTAATCTACACATCCAAGCCACAATATCAACTGTCAGAAATGATAATTTGCGTACAATATTTTCAAAATATCTAGACGATGAATTTAAAATGTTCAATGATTTAGTTAGATACGGAAAATTAAAAGGATGGGCACACAAAACTCCAATGTATAGAAAATCTTAA